The DNA segment TTTGTCTCTTCAAAATACAAGGGCAAGAATTCTGCGAAGGTTGTTGTTTACAACGACATAGTGTATCTTGTTTAAATGAATGCAGAAGCATATGTTTCAAGGAGAAGCATTGCTGTTCCTGCTGTTAAGGGCAGTATTATATTGTCATCTATTATCTTCTCATTCATCTTTATCTCAATGGTTTCCACAAGGAGCGCTGAAAAGGATGCTATGAAGGCAAAAAGCGGATTGACAAGCGCCGATGCAGCAATCCCTGAAACAACTGCGCCTGCGAGATTGCCCTCAATCATCTTTATCCTGTTCCACGGCGTCTTTATCCTTCCGAAGATTTTTCCTACAAAATGCGACACAGGGTCTCCTATTGCAAGTATCATTATTGAGGCATAGGCGATATTTTCAGGGAAAAGCTTTATTGTGAGAAGCACTCCGAAAAACAGCGACAGTGCGCCCTTTCCAGGCAGCTTTTTCATCTGCTCCTTTCTCTCAAACTTGTCAAGGAACCATCCTACGAAGGGAATGCGCACATATTCACAAATATCCTTAATGAGCTTATCCCGAGAACGCTTACTGCTGTGACAATGATTCCTGCCATGACAACTCCCAATGCTATTGCAAGGACTGCCTTTTTCCTGTCCATCCCAAGCACCCATGCTGCAAGTGTTCCAGTGTATGCTCCTGTGAAGGGCAGGGGGATTCCGACAAACACTGAAAGCCCGGGATAGCCGTATCTGTCAATTGAGCTTTTCACCCTTTCCTGAGCTTTTTTAACCTGGTGCTCAAAGAATCTCCTATACAGCTTTATCTTAAGAAGGTGTTTGTTGATGTAGTCAAGGAAAAAGAAAGTAGGAAAAATTATTGCTATGTTAAATGCAGTGCATATCAGGAATGCGTAGATATACGGGATTCCCCCGCATATTGCAGCAGGGATTCCGCCCCTCAGTTCAGAAATTGGAAGGATGCTTAGTATTATTGCTGTTATGAGCGTGTTCATCTGCTTTTC comes from the Candidatus Woesearchaeota archaeon genome and includes:
- a CDS encoding small multi-drug export protein, which translates into the protein MNTLITAIILSILPISELRGGIPAAICGGIPYIYAFLICTAFNIAIIFPTFFFLDYINKHLLKIKLYRRFFEHQVKKAQERVKSSIDRYGYPGLSVFVGIPLPFTGAYTGTLAAWVLGMDRKKAVLAIALGVVMAGIIVTAVSVLGISSLRIFVNMCAFPS